One Parcubacteria group bacterium genomic window carries:
- a CDS encoding ribonucleoside triphosphate reductase gives MAQKSKSPKVQKNQVRKVVKRSGKVVSFDPRKITVAVAKAFVATGEGNFKDAQKVTDKVVQLLNKNNKKGYLPEIEEIQDLVERVLMILDYDETAKGYILYRSQHEKIRETEKTIDEAVNLVDSYIQEMDWKVKENANMSYSLQGLNNYVASIVSSKYWMNRVYTPEIRDAHKEGDFHIHDLQLIAAYCCGWDLQDLLRRGFTGVSGKVSCKPAKHFGAALGQMVNFIYTLQGEVAGAQAFSNFDTLLAPFVRYDKLNYEQVKQNIQSFVFNMNVATRVGFQTPFSNITLDIKAPKTLAQEAVLIGGEPQKETYGEFQEEMNMINKAFAEVMIEGDSSGRIFTFPIPTYNIGKNFDWKDENFNPIWEMTAKYGIPYFANFINSDMDPEDARSMCCRLRLDNRELYKRGGGLFGANPQTGSVGVVTVNLPRLGYISKNKKEFYQNLNHLMDLAKESLEIKREMIENLTDKGLYPYTKVYLESIKMRRGKYWSNHFSTIGLVGMNEAILNLIGKNIATKEGQKLAEEMLVHMRDRIIGYQKETGNLFNLEATPAEGTTYRLARIDREKYPDMIFANNEEVKNNSAEPYYTNSSQLPVNFTDDLFEALELQDKLQTKYTGGTVLHGFLGERIYDIETTKKLVRKIAENYSLPYFTLTPTFSICPVHGYLSGEHYTCPKCVVEQKTEVYSRVVGYIRPVQQWHEGKQAEFEDRKEFIVKK, from the coding sequence ATGGCTCAAAAGTCCAAAAGTCCAAAAGTCCAAAAAAACCAAGTCCGCAAAGTTGTCAAAAGAAGCGGGAAAGTAGTTTCTTTCGATCCAAGAAAGATTACTGTTGCAGTGGCGAAAGCTTTTGTCGCAACCGGAGAAGGCAATTTTAAAGATGCGCAGAAAGTGACGGATAAAGTAGTCCAGCTTCTTAACAAAAATAACAAGAAAGGATATTTGCCGGAAATTGAGGAGATTCAGGATTTGGTGGAAAGAGTTTTGATGATTTTAGATTATGATGAAACTGCCAAGGGTTATATTCTCTACCGAAGCCAGCACGAAAAAATCCGTGAAACTGAAAAAACAATCGATGAAGCAGTCAATCTGGTTGACAGCTATATTCAAGAAATGGACTGGAAAGTTAAAGAGAATGCCAATATGTCATATTCTCTTCAGGGACTCAATAATTATGTGGCTTCCATTGTCAGTTCCAAATATTGGATGAATAGAGTATACACTCCGGAAATTCGGGATGCTCATAAAGAAGGAGATTTTCATATTCACGATCTTCAACTCATCGCTGCTTATTGCTGTGGATGGGATCTTCAAGATTTGCTAAGGCGCGGTTTCACTGGAGTTTCAGGAAAAGTTTCCTGCAAGCCGGCCAAACATTTTGGCGCCGCACTCGGACAAATGGTAAATTTCATCTATACTCTTCAGGGAGAAGTAGCCGGCGCTCAGGCTTTTTCTAATTTTGATACGCTTCTGGCTCCTTTTGTGCGCTATGACAAGCTGAATTATGAACAAGTGAAGCAAAACATCCAATCCTTTGTTTTTAATATGAATGTGGCCACTCGCGTTGGTTTTCAGACTCCATTTTCCAATATTACTTTGGACATTAAAGCTCCAAAAACTCTGGCTCAAGAAGCGGTACTTATCGGAGGAGAACCCCAAAAAGAAACTTACGGAGAATTTCAGGAAGAGATGAATATGATCAACAAGGCTTTTGCCGAAGTAATGATCGAAGGCGATTCCAGCGGAAGAATTTTTACTTTTCCGATTCCAACTTATAATATTGGAAAAAATTTCGATTGGAAAGATGAAAATTTTAATCCGATTTGGGAAATGACCGCCAAATACGGAATTCCCTATTTTGCCAATTTCATCAATTCCGATATGGATCCGGAAGATGCCAGAAGCATGTGCTGCCGGCTTAGGCTCGACAACCGTGAGCTATACAAGCGCGGAGGAGGACTTTTTGGCGCTAATCCGCAAACCGGATCGGTTGGAGTAGTTACAGTCAATCTTCCCCGCCTCGGATATATCTCAAAGAACAAAAAAGAATTTTACCAGAATCTTAATCATCTAATGGATTTAGCTAAAGAAAGTTTGGAAATTAAAAGAGAAATGATAGAAAATCTTACCGATAAAGGTTTGTATCCGTACACCAAAGTGTATCTGGAATCTATAAAAATGCGCCGCGGAAAATATTGGTCTAATCATTTTTCAACTATCGGGCTTGTCGGAATGAATGAAGCAATTTTGAATTTAATCGGAAAAAATATTGCCACCAAAGAAGGACAAAAATTGGCTGAGGAAATGCTGGTACATATGCGCGATAGAATTATCGGATATCAAAAAGAAACAGGAAATCTTTTTAATCTGGAAGCTACTCCGGCCGAAGGAACTACCTATCGATTGGCCAGAATCGATCGCGAGAAATATCCGGATATGATTTTTGCCAATAACGAAGAGGTAAAAAACAATAGCGCCGAGCCTTATTATACCAATTCTTCCCAGCTTCCGGTCAATTTTACCGATGATCTTTTTGAAGCTTTGGAGCTTCAGGATAAGCTTCAAACGAAATATACCGGAGGAACGGTACTTCACGGATTTTTGGGCGAAAGAATATACGATATTGAAACAACCAAAAAGTTGGTTCGGAAAATTGCCGAAAATTATTCTCTGCCGTATTTTACTCTGACTCCGACCTTTAGTATCTGTCCGGTGCACGGGTACCTTTCCGGGGAGCACTATACTTGTCCGAAATGCGTGGTGGAACAAAAAACTGAAGTGTATTCTCGTGTTGTAGGATACATCCGTCCGGTTCAGCAATGGCACGAGGGAAAACAGGCAGAATTCGAAGACAGGAAAGAGTTTATCGTAAAAAAATAG
- a CDS encoding DUF5684 domain-containing protein produces the protein MNYDYSSGYQASSNIPDDVAKGFALFAFGMFAFVMIFAIAVYLYVAICLVKIAKKTNTENAWFAWIPILNLILMIQIAKKPMWWIIMFFIPFVNLIFSILLWMAISEAVKKPSWIGILMIIPVANIIVPGYLAFSKMENDAIAAAPPVQPAV, from the coding sequence ATGAACTATGATTATAGTTCCGGCTATCAAGCTTCGTCAAATATTCCTGACGATGTCGCTAAAGGTTTTGCCCTTTTTGCGTTTGGGATGTTTGCGTTCGTTATGATTTTTGCTATAGCCGTGTACCTTTATGTGGCAATCTGTCTTGTGAAAATTGCCAAAAAAACCAATACGGAAAATGCCTGGTTTGCTTGGATCCCGATTCTCAACTTGATTTTGATGATTCAAATTGCCAAAAAACCGATGTGGTGGATAATAATGTTTTTTATTCCTTTCGTAAATTTAATCTTTTCCATTCTTCTTTGGATGGCTATTTCAGAAGCAGTGAAAAAACCAAGCTGGATTGGAATACTGATGATTATTCCTGTGGCAAATATAATAGTTCCGGGATATCTGGCATTTTCCAAGATGGAGAATGACGCAATTGCTGCTGCGCCTCCGGTTCAACCGGCAGTTTAG
- a CDS encoding ComEC/Rec2 family competence protein, which translates to MFNRKLKYGLMLSLLALGVVLASVINSSQKSDELKVIFFDVGQGDAILVSQGSYQMLIDGGRDGKLLLNKLGKYIPFWDRNIEVMLATHPDQDHIAGLINVLNFYNVKTIVKTGDQSETQTFKRFQDDIANERAENIEAKRGLAVKFPSGALAEIIYPFSGIGNIQDNQSNSGSVAVKINYGENSFLLTGDLPKEQEKEIINFGEDIASQVLKVAHHGSKYSTSAEFLEKINPKDAIISVGKDNSYGHPNEETTNLLKEKGINIFRTDEMGDIVYSCRKDLPCAVD; encoded by the coding sequence ATGTTCAATCGCAAACTAAAATATGGATTAATGTTATCGCTTTTGGCTCTTGGCGTAGTTTTGGCGAGTGTTATTAATTCTTCCCAAAAATCCGATGAATTAAAAGTTATTTTTTTCGATGTTGGCCAAGGTGATGCAATCTTGGTTTCGCAAGGTTCCTATCAAATGTTGATCGATGGCGGGCGGGACGGAAAATTATTGCTCAATAAATTGGGGAAGTATATTCCATTTTGGGACCGAAATATTGAAGTAATGCTGGCGACGCATCCCGATCAGGATCATATCGCCGGGCTGATAAATGTTTTAAATTTCTATAATGTTAAAACTATCGTTAAGACCGGAGACCAAAGCGAAACGCAGACTTTCAAAAGATTTCAAGACGATATTGCAAATGAAAGAGCAGAAAATATTGAAGCGAAAAGGGGATTGGCGGTAAAATTTCCCAGTGGCGCCTTAGCCGAAATTATCTATCCGTTTTCTGGAATTGGCAATATTCAGGATAATCAGTCTAATAGCGGAAGCGTGGCGGTTAAAATTAATTATGGAGAAAATAGTTTTCTTTTGACGGGAGATTTGCCCAAAGAGCAAGAAAAAGAAATTATTAATTTCGGAGAAGACATTGCTTCGCAAGTTTTAAAAGTTGCCCATCATGGATCAAAATATTCAACTAGCGCTGAATTTCTGGAAAAAATTAATCCTAAAGATGCGATTATTTCCGTTGGAAAGGATAACTCCTATGGCCATCCGAATGAAGAAACAACGAATTTGCTGAAAGAAAAAGGCATTAATATTTTCCGGACGGATGAAATGGGGGATATTGTTTATAGTTGCCGGAAAGACTTGCCGTGCGCAGTGGATTAA
- a CDS encoding anaerobic ribonucleoside-triphosphate reductase activating protein yields the protein MVLGGYQKLTLIDYPGKIATTVFTVGCSFRCPFCHNPELVLDWQLSVYSNIEKEFFEFLKKRKGKLEGVCITGGEPTIQPDLVDFIKKVKNLGYFVKLDSNGSRPDALRNIIQNKMVDFIAMDIKNAPEKYKKTTGGMADLERIKLSVDMIMNSGIDYEFRTTVVPGIHEEKDFDEISKWIKGARAYYLQEYREGKILDPNLKKVTKGKMINLDSIGEKIKNNFGKFGIRG from the coding sequence GTGGTACTTGGCGGTTATCAAAAATTGACGCTCATTGATTATCCGGGAAAAATAGCAACCACGGTTTTTACAGTCGGCTGTTCTTTTCGCTGCCCGTTTTGCCATAATCCGGAATTAGTTCTTGACTGGCAGTTATCAGTTTACAGTAATATAGAAAAAGAGTTTTTTGAATTTCTGAAAAAAAGGAAAGGGAAATTGGAGGGAGTTTGTATTACGGGAGGCGAACCGACAATTCAGCCGGATTTAGTGGATTTCATCAAAAAAGTTAAAAATCTCGGTTATTTTGTGAAATTGGATTCCAATGGAAGCCGGCCTGATGCTCTCCGAAATATCATTCAGAACAAAATGGTCGATTTTATCGCGATGGATATTAAAAATGCTCCGGAAAAGTACAAAAAAACCACTGGAGGAATGGCGGATTTGGAAAGAATAAAATTAAGCGTGGATATGATAATGAACAGCGGAATTGATTATGAATTCAGGACGACAGTGGTTCCCGGAATTCACGAAGAAAAAGATTTTGATGAAATTTCCAAATGGATAAAAGGAGCTAGAGCTTATTATCTTCAGGAATATAGGGAGGGAAAAATATTAGATCCCAATCTCAAAAAGGTAACTAAGGGGAAAATGATAAATCTCGATTCGATTGGCGAAAAAATAAAAAATAATTTCGGGAAGTTTGGAATAAGAGGATAA
- a CDS encoding ComEC/Rec2 family competence protein, with the protein MNKSRIFLILSLCFIFGIFGRSFFEINLVLLYFFILAAVIILAVFYKNKIIAVVSFGIIFFVFGSWLTGNKMEKINNANLEGREVSEKVIVVKEPITKDKYQNVIVKTKDNLKILINANLYADLNYGDELDLKCLLKIPENKDGEFDYRMYLAKDGIFYLCQNANYQETGKNEGNKIYLAILNFKNKLSNNINAVIPEPEAALANGLIFGGNSALSKDVADNFSKTGLSHIVAVSGFNVTIIAEYLMLAGIFLGLWRKQAFWFAVVGIFLFVLSVGFPSSAIRAGVMGSLLLWAMKNGRLANSFNAIIFAAAVMLLLNPLLLRWDIGFQLSFLASLGIIELAPFWEKFVFKKFKFGGIFENILLTLSATIFVLPIIMYNFHILSIISLLSNALILPIIPLAMLLVFLASVVGLASNLVSLPFAWIAFLPLKYIIETVNYLANLSWSSASVDNFSVGWVVGWYVILFGLVFLIKTKIKMHAFVISSEVSPRHGVERSNKTFLD; encoded by the coding sequence ATGAACAAATCCAGGATTTTTCTTATATTATCTTTGTGTTTCATTTTTGGGATTTTTGGGCGGTCGTTTTTTGAGATAAATTTAGTATTATTATATTTTTTTATCCTGGCAGCAGTTATAATTCTGGCCGTATTTTACAAAAATAAAATTATCGCGGTGGTGTCATTTGGCATCATCTTCTTTGTTTTCGGTTCTTGGCTAACCGGCAATAAAATGGAAAAAATAAATAATGCCAATTTGGAAGGAAGGGAAGTGTCAGAAAAAGTAATTGTAGTAAAAGAGCCGATAACCAAAGACAAATATCAAAATGTCATCGTGAAAACCAAAGATAATCTGAAGATTTTGATTAACGCTAATCTTTATGCGGATTTAAATTATGGAGACGAACTTGACTTAAAGTGCTTATTAAAAATTCCGGAGAATAAAGATGGGGAATTCGATTATCGGATGTATTTGGCCAAGGATGGAATTTTTTATCTCTGCCAAAATGCGAATTATCAGGAAACAGGTAAAAATGAAGGAAATAAAATTTATTTGGCAATTCTTAACTTTAAAAATAAATTATCGAATAATATAAACGCTGTTATTCCCGAACCGGAAGCGGCCCTGGCCAATGGATTGATTTTTGGCGGGAACAGCGCGCTTTCCAAAGACGTGGCGGATAATTTTTCCAAGACCGGACTTTCGCATATTGTGGCGGTTTCCGGTTTCAATGTAACAATAATTGCCGAATATTTAATGCTGGCCGGAATATTTTTGGGACTTTGGAGAAAACAGGCTTTTTGGTTTGCGGTGGTGGGTATATTTTTGTTTGTGTTGTCAGTCGGTTTTCCTTCATCGGCTATTCGCGCCGGAGTGATGGGTTCTCTGCTTCTTTGGGCGATGAAAAACGGTAGATTAGCGAATTCATTCAATGCGATTATTTTTGCGGCAGCGGTTATGCTTTTGCTGAATCCCTTGCTTTTAAGATGGGATATTGGATTTCAATTATCATTTTTAGCATCACTGGGAATTATTGAATTAGCTCCGTTTTGGGAAAAATTTGTTTTTAAAAAATTTAAATTCGGGGGAATTTTTGAAAATATTTTGTTAACTTTAAGCGCAACTATATTTGTTTTGCCGATAATAATGTATAATTTCCATATATTATCAATTATTTCTCTTTTATCAAATGCTTTGATTCTTCCGATAATTCCGCTTGCGATGCTTTTGGTCTTTCTTGCATCCGTTGTCGGACTGGCATCAAACTTGGTTTCTCTGCCTTTTGCCTGGATTGCGTTTCTTCCGCTTAAATATATCATAGAAACAGTAAATTATTTGGCGAATTTAAGTTGGTCGAGTGCAAGTGTGGATAATTTTAGTGTTGGGTGGGTTGTCGGTTGGTATGTGATATTATTTGGTCTGGTGTTTTTGATCAAGACAAAAATTAAAATGCATGCATTTGTCATCTCGAGCGAAGTGTCGCCGCGACACGGAGTCGAGAGATCTAATAAAACATTTTTAGATTAG
- a CDS encoding DUF167 domain-containing protein: MIIYIKVIPKSSRNKIEKISEGEYKAWITAPPVQGKANEALVKILADYFDVSKSQVNIIGGKTAKTKIVEILN, translated from the coding sequence ATGATAATTTACATCAAAGTAATTCCGAAATCATCAAGGAATAAAATAGAAAAAATTTCGGAAGGGGAATACAAAGCTTGGATAACTGCTCCGCCGGTTCAAGGCAAAGCAAACGAAGCTTTAGTGAAAATATTAGCTGATTATTTTGATGTTTCTAAGAGTCAAGTCAATATAATCGGAGGAAAGACAGCCAAAACAAAAATAGTGGAAATTTTAAACTAA
- a CDS encoding nucleoside-diphosphate kinase, with amino-acid sequence MEKHFKEERTLVIIKPDGLQRTLVGEIIKRYERMGLKLIGIKMLVPEAEHIEKHYTLDPNWRRITGEKTIKGYLDKGLTPPSENPLEITEILLGNLKKYMTSGPVIAMVWQGAHAVKIVRKITGGTEPLTSDVGTIRGDFVLDSYQMSDSDKRAVRNLIHASGSVEEAEMEIKHWFEDKEIINYRLVQEQIIYDVNLDGILE; translated from the coding sequence ATGGAAAAACATTTCAAAGAGGAAAGAACGCTTGTAATAATCAAACCGGATGGATTGCAAAGGACTTTGGTGGGAGAAATAATTAAACGTTACGAGAGAATGGGGCTCAAATTGATTGGGATTAAGATGCTAGTTCCTGAAGCGGAGCATATCGAGAAACATTATACCCTTGATCCCAATTGGAGAAGAATTACTGGAGAAAAAACAATCAAAGGATATTTAGACAAGGGGCTTACTCCTCCATCAGAAAATCCCCTTGAAATAACGGAAATTCTTTTAGGAAATCTAAAAAAATATATGACCAGTGGCCCGGTAATTGCGATGGTTTGGCAAGGAGCACATGCGGTTAAAATTGTGAGAAAGATTACTGGCGGAACGGAACCTTTAACTTCAGACGTTGGAACAATTCGCGGTGATTTTGTTCTTGATTCATATCAAATGTCCGATTCTGACAAGAGAGCGGTTAGAAATCTTATTCACGCTTCCGGATCGGTGGAAGAAGCAGAAATGGAAATTAAGCATTGGTTTGAAGATAAAGAAATTATTAACTATAGATTGGTTCAGGAACAGATTATTTACGATGTCAATCTGGATGGAATATTGGAATAG